A section of the Humulus lupulus chromosome 2, drHumLupu1.1, whole genome shotgun sequence genome encodes:
- the LOC133815764 gene encoding LOW QUALITY PROTEIN: acyltransferase GLAUCE (The sequence of the model RefSeq protein was modified relative to this genomic sequence to represent the inferred CDS: inserted 1 base in 1 codon), with amino-acid sequence MGSSGHENLLEDLKISIERSCMVFPWRETERKSMFLSNIDQVLTFDVQTLHFFQARDDDDPDDVAKKVKESLGKVLVEYDYLCGRLKMNDETGRFEIDCDASGAGFVQASSQYCLDEIGDLTFPNPAFAQLVSPSTNFNHSPLCIFQVTSFKCGGFVIGITTNHVTFDGFSFKLFLRNLAAVAADKPLLLSPCNDRRLLAARSPPLVEFPHPELFKPTSTTPTASVFQPTNTDAAVFEIFRLSSADINRLKEKARPPNEEDYYSDGAKNITSFKVVTAFLWRCKALSSEDAAPEKESTILYAVEIRRRLKPPLPESYSGNAVLTAYAXRELEEWEFWKIVERVAEGEKRMTAEYARSTIDWGEVYKGYPHGDVLVSSWWKLGFDEVEYPWGKPKYSCPVVSSQLRKDIIVLFPDLVNNNGGGCGGGGGGGGGGGGRGVNVLVALPAKEMDKFRTFFRTFLFG; translated from the exons ATGGGAAGTAGCGGGCATGAGAATCTCCTGGAAGACCTAAAGATCAGTATAGAGAGGTCATGTATGGTATTTCCATGGCGAGAAACGGAGAGAAAATCCATGTTCTTATCGAACATAGACCAAGTCCTCACTTTCGACGTCCAAACACTCCACTTTTTCCAAGCTCGCGATGATGATGATCCAGATGATGTAGCCAAGAAAGTGAAAGAGAGTTTGGGGAAGGTTCTGGTGGAGTACGATTACTTGTGTGGGAGACTGAAGATGAACGATGAAACGGGTCGTTTTGAGATCGACTGTGATGCCTCCGGTGCTGGCTTTGTTCAGGCCTCTTCTCAGTATTGTTTGGATGAGATTGGAGACTTGACTTTTCCTAATCCAGCTTTTGCTCAACTTGTTTCTCCTTCTACTAATTTCAATCATTCCCCACTTTGCATTTTTCag GTGACATCTTTCAAGTGCGGTGGTTTCGTAATAGGCATCACCACCAACCACGTAACCTTCGACGGCTTCAGCTTCAAACTCTTCTTACGAAACCTCGCCGCCGTGGCCGCCGACAAACCCTTACTCCTCTCCCCATGCAACGACCGCCGACTCCTCGCCGCTCGATCCCCGCCACTTGTCGAGTTTCCCCACCCCGAGCTCTTCAAGCCGACGTCGACGACTCCCACCGCCAGTGTCTTCCAACCAACCAACACGGACGCCGCCGTCTTCGAAATCTTCCGGCTCAGCTCCGCCGACATAAACCGCCTCAAAGAGAAAGCTCGCCCCCCAAACGAAGAGGACTACTACTCCGACGGAGCCAAGAACATCACGAGCTTCAAAGTCGTCACGGCCTTCTTGTGGCGGTGCAAGGCGCTGTCGAGCGAAGACGCGGCGCCTGAGAAAGAATCGACGATCCTTTACGCGGTGGAGATACGGCGAAGACTGAAGCCTCCGCTGCCGGAGAGTTACAGTGGGAACGCGGTTCTGACTGCGTACG AGAGGGAGCTGGAAGAATGGGAGTTTTGGAAGATAGTTGAGAGAGTGGCGGAGGGGGAGAAGAGGATGACGGCGGAGTACGCGAGGTCGACCATAGACTGGGGAGAGGTGTACAAGGGGTACCCTCACGGGGACGTGTTGGTTTCGTCGTGGTGGAAATTAGGGTTTGATGAGGTTGAGTATCCATGGGGGAAGCCCAAGTACAGCTGTCCCGTCGTCTCATCACAGCTGAGAAAGGACATTATTGTTCTCTTCCCAGATCTTGTCAATAATAATGGTGGTGGCTgcggtggtggcggtggcggtggtggtggtggtggtggtcgaGGAGTTAATGTTTTGGTTGCTTTGCCAGCTAAGGAGATGGATAAGTTTCGAACTTTCTTCCGTACGTTCCTGTTTGGTTGA